The DNA region GCCACGAATTATCGGCGTCAAGGATGCCACCGGCGATCTGTCGCGCGTCCCGAAACAACGCATCACCTGCGGCAAGGACTTCGTCCAGCTTTCGGGTGAGGATGCCACCGCCCTTGGCTATAACGCCCATGGCGGTGTTGGCTGCATTTCGGTGACCGCCAATGTGGCCCCCCGTCTTTGCGCCGATTTCCAGAATGCCACGCTGGCCGGCGATTACGCCAAAGCCTTGGAAATCCAAGACCGGCTGATGCCCCTGCATGAGGCGATGTTCCTGGAGCCGGGGCTGGTCGGTGCGAAATACGGGCTTTCGGTTTTGGGGCGCTGCTCGGAAGAGGTGCGCTTGCCACTGGTCGGGTTGACCGATGGCGCAAAGGCCAAGATCGAAGACGCGATGCGCTTTGCCGGGCTGATCAACTAAACGCCTACCCCCAAGCCCGCGCCGCATTTCCGCGACGGGCTTGGGCCATTGGAAACCCTGTAGAAACAATGGCCTGACACCCAAGCCTTCCCTTGCGGAAATTGCCTGAATAGAGAGCAATCTTATTCTTGCAATCCGGCTGTTTTGCTGCAAACTTTGGCATAGTAAAAAAAGCGGGTATTGCCCGTTATCGTAATGAGGGAAGCCCAATGAACATCAGTAAACGCAGTTTCGTCGCCGGCCTTGCATTGCTTGCCGTGGCCAATACGCCCGCCTTTGCACAAGATTATCCCAGCAAATCCATTGAAATCATCGTACCTTCCAGCGCCGGCGGTTCCACCGACACCACCGCGCGCATTTTTGCCGAAGTGGCAGAAAGCAAATACGAAGGCTTTAAATTCGTCATCAACAATATCAACGGCTCTGGCGGCCAAAAGGGCTTTGAGGCAATCGCACGCGCCGATGCTGATGGCTATACAATGGGCCTCGTCTTCACCCCTCAGCTGGTGGCCCATGTCGCCGCTGGCCGCGCAAGCTACACCCTCGACAGCTTTCACATCATTGGCAACACCGCCGATGATCCGGAAATTGTCGTTGTTCCAAAAGACAGCGCCATCAAATCCTTGGCTGATCTGGCAGAGGCCGGCAAGGGTGGCGATCTGACCGTTGCTGTAAACGGCATCGGCTCGGATGACTTTTTGGCCGCCAAAGCCTTTGAAAAACTGGCCGGCGTGACCTTCAACCTGCTGCCGACCAAAGGTTCCACCGAACAAAAAGCCGCCATTTTGGGTGGCCATGTCGATGCGTCCTTTATGAACTTGTCGCAAATGGAAGCGCAGCATAAGGCCGGTGATGCGACGATCATTTCTATCCTGACCGACACGCGCAACGATCTGGTGCCAGAAGTGGAAACCGGCGTTGAGGGCGGCTATGACGTGCAAATGCGTGCGACGCGCGGTTTTGTAACCCCCGCTGGTGTCCCCGCCGAGATTCAGGCCCAATTGGACGGCATCTTTGCCGATGTGATGGCAGACCCGGCCTTCCAGGAAAAAGCCAAGGCAAGCTCAATCTATCTGTTGAACATGAACAGTGCCGATTACACCGCTTACCTGCAAAAGCTTCAGGCTGAGACTCAAGAAGTCTTTGACGCGGCGCCCTGGTAATGACCCGCGAAACTCTTGACCGTCTTGTCCTTGGCGGTTTCATCGTTCTGGCCGTGCTGCTTTATATCAGCACGGCCAGTTACACTGGTATTGCCCAGAAAACCTCGGCGGTTTACGTGCGGTTTCTGGCGATTTCCTTTGGCGGGCTAAGTGCGGTTCAGTTGCTGTTCTCGCTGCGCGCCGCTGCAAGCGATGAGCCGCTGGACCTCTTTGGCCGTGCAGCCCGGTTTTTCGGGCTTGTCGCCGCGTTGATCCTGTTTGCAGTGTCATTTGAAAGCCTTGGCTTCTTCATTCCGGCCGCAGTCTTTATTCCGGCTGTTGCCTGGATGCTCGGCTACCGCAATCCGGTCGTGATCGGGCTTTCAACCGGTGCCGTCTTGCTGGGCGTTTACCTGATCTTTATCCGCGTGCTTTCGGTCAACCTGCCCGGCCCTGCGTTTTTCTAAGGTTTTTCAATGGAATATCTAGCGATCGTCTTCACGCCCGAGGCCCTTATGTCGATTATTATCGGCACGGTTGCCGGCGTCGTTATCGGCGCCATGCCAGGCCTTACCGCGACAATGGCCGTCGGGCTTTTGGTGCCCTTTACCTACACGATGGACCCGGTCATGGGCTTGATGCTGCTTGGCGGGATTTATGCCGGTGCGATGTATGGCGGGTCAATTCCCGCCATTTTGCTGAACACACCGGGCACCCCCGCCGCCGTAGCAACCGCCATCGAAGGCTACCCGATGAGCAAGCAAGGCAGAGGCATGCTTGCCCTGAAAATCTCGGTGGTTGCATCCTTCATGGGGGGGATGTTCTCGGTCCTGATTTTGCTTATGTTTGCGCCCTTTCTTGCCGCGCAGGCCCTGCATTTCGGCCCTGCCGAGACGTTCTTGCTGGCCTTGATGGGCCTCGCGGGGATCGTTTCTATCGCGGATGAGGATACATCGCTTCTTAAATCCCTGCTTGCCGGGGTTTTGGGCATGATGATTGCCATCATCGGCACCGACGCGATGTCGGGCAGCCTGCGCTATACCATGGGGTCCATCAACCTGATCGACGGGATCGACTTTATGCCCGCGTTGATCGGCCTGTTTTCCATGATCCAGATGTTAGAGATCGCGGGCCAGCGGCACAGCACACAGATCGACGCCTCGGTCTTGAAACAGTCCCAGAAATCAGAGGCAATGCCCAAAGGGATCACCAAATATATGGCGCTCGGCTCCGGCACAGGGACTGTTGTCGGCATCTTGCCGGGGGAAGGCGCGACAATTGCGGCGTTCCTATCCTATAACTTTGCCAAACGGCTGTCCAAAGCCAAGCACATGTTCGGCAAAGGCGCCCCTGAGGGCATTGCCGCCGCCGAGGCCGGCAATAACGGCTGTGTCGGCGGATCGTTGGTACCCACCCTGACCTTGGGGATTCCGGGAAACTCGGTTGCGGCGGCGTTGATGGGGGCGTTCATCATCCATGGTATGATCCCCGGGCCAGACTTGTTTGCCGTCCATGCCGACAAGACCTATCCGTTCATCTACTCGCTGTTCATCGCCAATATCGTGTTCTTGGTCGTCGGGATCAGCGTGGCACCCTATCTGGCCCGCATCGCCCTTATTCCACCGGCGATTATGGTGCCCGTGATCAGCGCCTTTGCGATCCTCGGGTCTTATTCGCTGCATCAATCGGTGTTTGACGTTTATCTGATGATCGGATTTGCCTTTTTCGGCCTGATCCTGAAGAAAATCGGCTACTCACTAGAGGCCCTCATCCTCGGCCTTATCTTGGGGCCCATTGCAGAGCATGGCTTCTCGCAGGGTATGATTATCGGCAAAGGCTCCCCTTGGATCTTCTTTGCCAGCCCGATTGCCAAAGTGATGTGGGTCGTCATTGCGTTGCTGCTACTGCCACCACTTCTGGCCCATGCGAAACGCATCCTGAAAGCCCGATCGGCTAACTAAGAACCGTTCCCCCCTCCCCCGGTTTCAGAATTCTGGAACCGGGGGAGGTTTTTTTCACATCATCTCCAGCAAATCACCCTTATTGTGCAGCGATGCGATAGGGTCCTTGCGGTATTTCCTTTGGCGCAAAGCTGTCAGCCGCAGCCCTGCCCCAACGTCCATGCCATTCGCTCAGGTCAGGATGCTCATCCTTGGCCAGCAAAAAGCCTTCCGGCAGATAGGCATAAACCTCATTGCCATCCCGAAATGCGCTGTCTGTTTGGCGAAACATCAGGTGATAGGGCAAAAAGTCATTCGGACGATCCAATCCCGCAGCGCCAGCAATTTCAGCCAGTGCCTTCAACGTATTGGCATGGAACCGCGCCACGCGTATGCCTTTATCATCAGGATCCAGCGCGCGCTGGCGCAGCCCGTCTTGCGTTGCAATGCCCACCGGACATTTGTTGGTATGGCACGCCTGCGCCTGAATACAGCCAAGCGCGAACATGAAGCCGCGGGCAGAGTTGCACCAATCCGCCCCCAGCGCCAAAGCCCGTGCAATATCAAAGGCGGTGACGATTTTACCCGCCGCACCAATCTTGATCTCACCGCGCAAACCGGCCCCCCGCAGAGTATTATGGACGAAATGTAGCCCCTCCAGCATCGGCATCCCGACCCGGTTGGCAAATTCCAGCGGAGCGGAGCCTGTACCGCCTTCTTTACCGTCTACAACGATGAAATCAGGGTGAATTCCGGTTTCCAACATGGCCTTCACCATGCACATAAACTCTCGCCGGTGGCCGATACACA from Pseudorhodobacter turbinis includes:
- a CDS encoding Bug family tripartite tricarboxylate transporter substrate binding protein encodes the protein MNISKRSFVAGLALLAVANTPAFAQDYPSKSIEIIVPSSAGGSTDTTARIFAEVAESKYEGFKFVINNINGSGGQKGFEAIARADADGYTMGLVFTPQLVAHVAAGRASYTLDSFHIIGNTADDPEIVVVPKDSAIKSLADLAEAGKGGDLTVAVNGIGSDDFLAAKAFEKLAGVTFNLLPTKGSTEQKAAILGGHVDASFMNLSQMEAQHKAGDATIISILTDTRNDLVPEVETGVEGGYDVQMRATRGFVTPAGVPAEIQAQLDGIFADVMADPAFQEKAKASSIYLLNMNSADYTAYLQKLQAETQEVFDAAPW
- a CDS encoding tripartite tricarboxylate transporter TctB family protein produces the protein MTRETLDRLVLGGFIVLAVLLYISTASYTGIAQKTSAVYVRFLAISFGGLSAVQLLFSLRAAASDEPLDLFGRAARFFGLVAALILFAVSFESLGFFIPAAVFIPAVAWMLGYRNPVVIGLSTGAVLLGVYLIFIRVLSVNLPGPAFF
- a CDS encoding tripartite tricarboxylate transporter permease — translated: MEYLAIVFTPEALMSIIIGTVAGVVIGAMPGLTATMAVGLLVPFTYTMDPVMGLMLLGGIYAGAMYGGSIPAILLNTPGTPAAVATAIEGYPMSKQGRGMLALKISVVASFMGGMFSVLILLMFAPFLAAQALHFGPAETFLLALMGLAGIVSIADEDTSLLKSLLAGVLGMMIAIIGTDAMSGSLRYTMGSINLIDGIDFMPALIGLFSMIQMLEIAGQRHSTQIDASVLKQSQKSEAMPKGITKYMALGSGTGTVVGILPGEGATIAAFLSYNFAKRLSKAKHMFGKGAPEGIAAAEAGNNGCVGGSLVPTLTLGIPGNSVAAALMGAFIIHGMIPGPDLFAVHADKTYPFIYSLFIANIVFLVVGISVAPYLARIALIPPAIMVPVISAFAILGSYSLHQSVFDVYLMIGFAFFGLILKKIGYSLEALILGLILGPIAEHGFSQGMIIGKGSPWIFFASPIAKVMWVVIALLLLPPLLAHAKRILKARSAN